One genomic segment of Gemmatimonadaceae bacterium includes these proteins:
- a CDS encoding RsmE family RNA methyltransferase, translating to MITFFCNEPFSAPGQILLGTEAAQHLRVLRAGAGQAVALRDGKGSAASGVVARLAKRSVTIDVTEVSRIEAQPPVHLMVPVADRDRMLMLAEKCTELSATSWRPVMWRRSRSVGPLGDGPAFQARVQGRMVAALTQSGGGWVPDVHPSAPLSRAMAAAPAGTRLMLDARAEQPLAVVTMTAPVVIAIGPEGGIEPAESAELISAGFTPVRIAGSVLRFETAGMSALAVVRCLLDKGGSSNA from the coding sequence TTGATCACATTCTTCTGCAACGAGCCGTTCTCGGCACCAGGGCAGATATTGCTGGGCACCGAGGCGGCGCAACATCTGCGCGTCTTGCGTGCGGGCGCGGGCCAGGCAGTGGCGTTGAGGGATGGAAAGGGGAGCGCCGCATCCGGCGTGGTCGCGCGTCTGGCCAAACGGTCCGTGACCATCGATGTCACCGAAGTTTCCCGCATCGAAGCCCAGCCTCCTGTACATCTGATGGTCCCTGTCGCCGACAGGGATCGCATGTTGATGCTCGCGGAAAAGTGCACAGAATTGTCGGCGACCAGCTGGCGACCCGTGATGTGGCGACGATCCCGGAGTGTCGGGCCACTTGGCGATGGTCCGGCATTTCAGGCGCGGGTACAGGGGAGAATGGTCGCGGCATTGACGCAGTCCGGAGGCGGATGGGTTCCAGACGTGCATCCCTCGGCACCTCTCTCCCGTGCGATGGCAGCTGCCCCGGCGGGAACGCGTCTCATGCTGGACGCCCGCGCCGAGCAGCCGCTGGCGGTCGTAACAATGACGGCGCCGGTAGTAATCGCTATCGGGCCAGAAGGGGGAATTGAACCGGCGGAAAGTGCTGAGCTGATATCGGCCGGATTCACTCCCGTGAGGATCGCCGGTTCGGTTTTGCGTTTCGAGACAGCGGGCATGTCGGCTCTGGCTGTCGTTCGCTGCCTGCTTGATAAGGGGGGTTCATCAAATGCCTGA
- a CDS encoding histidine triad nucleotide-binding protein has protein sequence MPEDCLFCRIAAGEIPADVVDQTERAIAFRDITPQAPVHVLVIPRRHIATLSLADDGPELGDLMLLAARVARAEGIAESGFRTVINTNDDGGQMVHHLHIHVLGGRRLRWPPG, from the coding sequence ATGCCTGAAGATTGTCTTTTCTGCCGGATCGCGGCGGGCGAGATCCCGGCGGATGTCGTCGACCAAACGGAGCGCGCCATCGCATTTCGCGATATCACGCCTCAGGCACCAGTGCATGTACTGGTAATTCCGCGTCGTCACATAGCTACGCTTTCACTTGCCGATGACGGACCTGAGCTGGGTGACCTGATGCTGCTGGCAGCGAGGGTTGCCCGCGCCGAAGGAATTGCAGAGTCCGGTTTTCGCACCGTCATCAACACAAACGACGACGGCGGCCAGATGGTGCACCACCTGCACATTCACGTACTTGGCGGCCGTCGGCTGAGATGGCCACCGGGGTAA
- the rpsU gene encoding 30S ribosomal protein S21 — MSEVIIHDDENFERALKRFKKKCEKAGILSDLRKHRHYEKPSERRKRKLNTAMRKNRRTRRV, encoded by the coding sequence TTGTCGGAAGTCATCATCCATGACGACGAAAATTTTGAACGCGCGCTGAAGCGCTTCAAGAAGAAATGCGAGAAAGCGGGCATTCTTTCCGATCTTCGCAAGCATCGTCACTATGAAAAACCGAGCGAGCGGCGTAAGCGCAAGCTGAATACTGCGATGCGCAAGAACCGTCGCACGCGCCGCGTCTAG